AACAAAGTCGTGCTTTGCTTCCATCACTGCGGGCAGAAGGTTACCAACTGCTGTACCAGAAGTAACTAGGAGTGCAACAGGCTTTTTACTAGCTTTGGCACACCCTAATGCATAAAAGGCTAATCCTCTCTCATCGAAATGAATATGACTGCGTGCTTCGAAGTGATTGGCAATAGCTAAAACAAGCGGAGTTGATCTAGAACCTGGAGCTAGAAAAAAATCCTGTACTCCTTGTTTAATGAGCTGATCTATGAGTTGGTAACTAAAATAATAGTTATTTTCAGCGATTGATTTCATGAAAGTATCCTACAAAAAGCAGCTGTTTTGGCTTCTAACTCTTCCCATTCTTTTAAAGGGTTGCTTCCTTGAACAATTCCAGCTCCAGCAAATATTTTTAAACAAGAGTTAGTTACAAGCGCTGATCGTATTCCAACAGCTATATCAGCTCCTTTAGTTCCCAACCATCCAATAGCTCCGCTATACCAGCCGCGCTGAAAGGGCTCTAAGGACTTTAAGAGTTTAAGGGCTTCTTGTGTAGGTGTTCCACATACAGCTGGTGTAGGATGAAGAGCTGCTAATATCTTTTGATCCGTACAATCAGAAGTTAAAGTAGCAATTACTTTATTGTATAGGTGTTGCACAGAAGTTGTACGCAGGATTTGATCCTCTTGCCAGTTTAACTGACTAGATAGAGGTAAAAGAGCCTTTTCGATAAAGTTTTTCACAAAGTTAAATTCTCGATTGTCTTTGGCAGAAGACCTAAGTTCACAAGCTAGCTCATCTTCATTTGTTCCACGCGGCCTTGTTCCTGCAATAGCTTCACTAAAAACCACATTTTTTTTTCTGTGGAACAAGGTTTCTGGAGTAGCTCCTAAAAAAGTAGAGCCTTTGGAAAATTCAAAGGCAAAGCAAGTTGCTGTTTCTGCTTTTTTTTCAAGAGCTTGTAACAAAGGCCAAGCAGGGGTAGTTGTAAATTGTGTTTGACGTGCAAGTACAATTTTTTCAAGGGCTTTGATAGAAAGTACATGTTCGACATTTTTTTCCCACTCAGCCCAACTGGGCAAATGAGAAACCTTAACACAAGGAGTAATCTGCCCTATAGGAGTCTCTGGTTTGAGATCTCTAAAAATCAGCGGATCGGAGTTTTGATTGATAAAGTGTGCAATCAGTGTAATTTTATCATCAGTTTGGACAACTTCAAAGCGCGGCAAAAAGAACAAAGTACTGGGAAGGTCTTTCTCCCAAGCAGATTCAGGAAAATGGATACCTCCAAAGAAGCGAAGATCTATATCTTCTGTTTGCTCTATATGAGGGATGTCAGAGTAACACAGAAGAGAGCCTAGTGCCATGTGAGTTGTCTGAGTGTGTTTATCTTTCCAATAGACTTTAGGGTAGATGTCCTGAGAAGCCAGCCAGGAAATAGGGGAAAGATAGGAGAAATCAATAAAATAAGAATCGTAGGAAAAAGGCGTGTTATTTACAAAAAAAGTTTTCATGTAATCCGATCTCCTTGGTAAATACAAACAGCGCCACCTGTAAAAGAAGTAGCTTTTACCGATGTAAACCCCACATCTTTTAAATAGGCGCAAAATTTTTCCCCGCAAGGGAAACTAGAAATTGTATCGTTTAGATACCGGTAGGCTTGAGGTTGCCCGGAGATCACTCCTCCTAGAAAGGGTAAAAGATAACGTAGATAAAAATGATGCCCTGCTTTTAATAATCGATTGTTAGGAACTGCTCCTTCTAGAATTAAAAGTCTACCTTGTGGCTTTAATACACGAAAACACTCTTGAAGTGCTTTATTAACATCTACGACGTTTCGAATACCAAAAGAAATGGAGATACAATCAAAACAACTATTTTCAAAGGGAAGATCTAGTAAACTAGCTTCTTGTAGAGAAATACAGGAATCAAAACCTTTTTTTTTGATTTTCTGATTTGCTATTTGCAACATTTCTTGAGATAGATCGATCCCTGTAGCAGAAGTGATTTTTTTAGAATAGCGCATGAAAGCTAATAATTGATCCGCAGTTCCTGTTGCGCAATCCAGCAGGGTCAATGCTTTTTTTTCTGGTAAAAATGCGGCCATTTTTTTCCGCCATAAGCAATCTAGCCCAAAAGTCATAACCCGGTTTACCATGTCATATGTAGGAGAGATTTTATCAAACATCTTCCAAATTTCAAACCTTGAAGGGGGATTTTTTTCTCTTAACATGATAAAACCAACTTATAAGCTGCTTTAAAGCATATAAACATTTTCGAGAAAAAAAGAAAAGCGCCTTAATTTTTTTTAAGGCGCTAAAAGGATTTTTAAGAGCGTTTGCGCTCGTTTTCTGAGAGGTGTTTTTTGCGCAATCTAATAAAATGAGGAGTGGTTTCGATTAACTCATCATTTTCAATAAAATCAATAGCTTGTTCTAAGGTAAATTTACGCGGTGGAGCCAGAATAATGTTTTCATCGGTTCCCGAAGCTCTCACATTCGTAAGCTGTTTTCCGCGTACAATATTTACTACCAGATCATTATCTCTATTGTTCTCTCCTACAATCATCCCTTCATAGACATCATCCCCAGGAGCTACAAATAGAGTCCCTCTGTTTTGTATGCTAAAACTAGCATATCCTGTAACTTTGCCCGGTCCATTTGAAATAAGAACACCTTTTGGTCTGCCCTCAATGGGTCCTTTCCATGGAGCGTAGCTGTCAAAGACCGAAGTTAAAATACCTAAGCCTTTGGTCATAGTTAGAAAATCATTGCGGTATCCCATTAAACCGCGAGTAGGGACTAGGAATTCCAAGCTAGTAATATCATGTTCATTTGTACTTAAGGAGCGCATTTCAGCTTTGCGACGAGAAAGCTCTTCAATCACACTACCTGAAAATTCCTGAGGCACTTCAATATGAACGCTTTCAAACGGTTCATGTTGAGCTCCTTCCACTTCTTTTAAGATAACCTGAGGTTTACAAATGGTAAATTCATAACCTTCCCTACGCATAGCTTCGATTAAAACCGCTAAATGCAGTTCTCCTCTACCACAAACCCGAACAGCATCATCTCGAAAATGATCCTCAATTTTCAAAGAGATGTTAGCTAGCTTTTCTTGGGCTAGTCGCTCTCTTATTTTATTCATTGTTATATGTTTGCCATCTTTACCTACAAAAGGGGAATTATTAACCATTAATTCAACAGATAATGTAGGTTCTGCAAGTATAATGGGGGGGAGTTGTACAATGTGGGAAGGATCGCATAGAGTGTCACCAATAGTAATCTCAGCAATTCCTGAAATGCAAACGATATCTCCTACACCAGCTTCATCAACTTCTACCTTTTTTAATCCGTGATATCCCTCAATACGAGTTACTTTATGTGAAGAGGTGTGCCCATTCATATCTACTTTGCTAATGGTTTGTCCTTTAGTGATTTTTCCTTCGAGAATACGACCACAAGCCTGACGACCTACAAAATCATCATAGCTCAACGTACTAGCTTGCATGAGGAAAGGTAGTTCTAGGCTACCTGGAGGAGGGGAGACATTCTCGATAATCATTTCAAATAAAGGTCGCATGTTTACACGTGGGTCATTTGGTTCACGTGTAGCAAAGCCAGATAATCCAGATGCGTAGCAGATAGGAAATTCAAGCTGCTGATCGTTGGCGCCTAATTCAACAAATAAATCAAAAGTAAGGTCTAAAGCTCGATCTGGATTTGCATGTGGGCGATCAATTTTATTAAGCACAACAATAGGCTTTAAGCCAATTTTTAACGCTTGAGCAAGCACAAAACGAGTTTGAGGCATGGGACCTTCTTGAGCATCTATCAGAAGAAGAACGGAATTGACCATACCTAAAACGCGCTCTACTTCGCCTGAAAAATCAGCATGGCCAGGAGTGTCTATAATATTAATTTTAAATTCATCAAATTCAATACTGGTATGCTTGGCAAAGATGGTAATTCCTCTTTCTTTTTCCTGATCGTAATTATCCATCATTCTTTCAGTAGTAGCTTCGTTTTCGCGAAAGATATTGGATTGTTTAAGTAGGCTATCTAATAGAGTTGTTTTACCATGATCAATGTGAGCGATAATCGCAATATTACGAATCTTTTTGGGGTCGCGGATTTTTTTGGAATAAGACATAAAAAGGAATCTCTTAGGGTTATCAGTTGATTGATGATTTTAAAACAATCTTCATTAAAATGCTAGTTTAAGAACCTTTAAGAAAATCCTTAAATTTTTATTAAATTTTTTATTGAAAAAAAGTTTATCTGTAAAAGGGATTTAAAGACGTGAAGCTTTAATGAAATCTGGCTCTGCCTTAAGGGGGCTTACTCGAATGAAGTCTTGGACAAGGTGACCCTGGATGGTTTCTCTATTCAACGAATCTTTTTGTACGAGGTTGCATGTTCGTAAATGGTTTAATAATCCATTACGAGTTTCCTCATCACTGACTAAAAACCCCTTAAAATAGGAAGGGTCGATCCTTTCTTTTAACATGATTTCATGACCACTCCAATTATTCTCATCAAAGCGTTTTTGCTGGATTGTCTTTGTAAATTCTAAAATGTTAGGGCGATTAAGATAGGTCCCTTCAGGCTGTCCTAACATTGATTCATGATTGACTAATCTACTTCCAAAACTGTTTTTAAGATGTTGATATGTCCCGGTTTCTAAAGCATCAAGAGAAATCAAGACGCGCACTTTGCTCTGATAGTCTAAGTGGTTTGTATTAAAGCTTTCAGAAACCGCATCTTTTATCGTAAGCATCTGTGTGTAGATGCTATCAGCGCCGCCTGAGCAGTAATCCCAACCAGGACCACCTGTTTTATTAATTTGAAGCTTAGCTTTTATTTCTTGAGATAACATACCCATTGAGAGCATCGAAGCGGCTCGTTGATACAAACTTTGCTGATTTGTATAGGCGCCTGTAACTGCAGCGGTAAGATGACACCCTCCTGATTTTTGGATTTCATCAGAAAGTCCTTTGATCTTGTAGCGGATTCTTCCAGGTAGAATTTCAGTTTCTTGTATTTGATGAAAATATTTATTATATATCTCTCTCATCTCAGGGGACTTCTCAATCATTTTATCAAGTAATTCTCGTGTAGGAAGAGTAAAAAAAGCTTCGCTCCTCTCAAAAGTAGTAGCCTCTTTTGGAAAAAATATTCGGAATAAATGTCCCGTTTTTAAGCGATCTAGGTCTTCTTTTAAGGAAGAAGTAATTGCTGTATCAAGATCAGCTAGAGACAAAAGTTCATACAGATCAAAGAGGTTTTTTTCCCGATCCATTAAAACTACGACTCGATCGAATAGATTGGGATAATCCCGAGATGCTCCTATATGAATTTCACCTAGTCCTGAAACTATAATTTGATATATTTCCTTATAAGGATCGTAGTTATTAGATTCTTTATGTTCTTCGATATAAAGAGATTGTGCATGAGAGCCCGTGAGTTGCAAAATATCGCAAATCTCTGAAGAGTTGAGCATCTGAAGCTGATTAATAGTTTCTTGTAGTTTTTCTCGAAAAACGTGATTCACTTTAAACTCACATTCAGTTAGCTCTTTGCCATCAATCACTACTGTTCTAAAGGCAAGATTTGCTCCTTTGACCAAGCCTTTTCCGTATCCGTGAAAATGACTTCCAAAATCGTACTCTTTTTCTTGGTTAGATAGGCTTACCTTATTTTCATCAATTTTCCCGTTTAGGTCGATTAAGTTATGGTGGAGTAGATGTCTAGCAGATCTGCCCTTCAGTGCTTGGCTGATAAGGCTTTGGTGTTTTTGTAGTGCAAATAACGCATTTCTTTTTTGAATCAAACCTCTGTAGTTATTAGCTTGATTAAGGCGCATGGCTGCCATTCCTAGTTTGGCGGCTGCTTCTATATAATGCTGCTTGGAAATTTCCTCTTTCATTTGATAAAGCTGAAGAGCTGTTTGAAATAGCACCGATAAAAGAATGATTTCTAAAGAGCCGGTAAGGATAAAGGCTACATAAAGCCCACTTGCCAGCGTCTGCAAAGCTTCTTCAGCAGCTTTATCGTACTTTTCTTGTACCGCGTAGTAGATAATGGAGTAGGTTCCTTGTGCAGTGTCTAAAGAGCTTGTAAGTAATTGACCCATCTTTATATTCAGAATGCTTGAAGTTAAAGAAACAATCGCAAGAGCTGTTTGCGCAACTTCTTTACTAATATTTTTCCACTCCTTTTTTTCTTCATAATAAGTCAACTTTAAATGGCTGATAACACGACAAGAGCCCATTCCTAAAGAGAGGGCAGTTCCAGCAGGTCGATATAGAGCAACAAAAGGAATTGTTGCCAATGCAATACGTCTGAGCTTGTAGTCCTCTCCTGGAGCTTCTGGCAAATCGAGATCATAGCGACAATGATCCGTCTCAGAAGAAAAAATAGAATGTTTGAACCAATTAATATAATTCATGGTAAGAATTATAAACTAATAGTTTGTTTTAGGTAAGTTTGTTTATTTTTTTTAATTGTAATAACAGATTTTGTTATTAAGTAAGTTAAGCTTAGAGCTATCGGGATTTCAACCAGGAGAAGAACGATAGATCTCTTTACCTTTGAAAGATTCTTGTGAATTAGACCTTCCTTGCAATCCTATTTTAATTTTAAAACCGATCCAATTTTTAGCTAATTATCCTCATTTTTTAAGAGGTAAGGATAGCAGGTTCAATAATTTTAAAATATTAATTATTTTTTTAAATTAATAATAATAAATTATATTTTAATTATTAAAATAAATAAACATCGTAAAGTTAATATTAATTAATTATCTGTACTTGAATAAAAAAAGAATAAAATGCCAAAACGCATTCTAAAGTTACTTTTGTATGCATAAGGAGATTTTGTGAAAAAAATAAAAATAATACCTAATTCTATTATTAAGTTATTGGGAATTTCATGCTGTTCTTGGATGGCATGGACATCTATAAACGCTCATTCTGAGCAAATAGCAATAGACGCTAATGTAGTGCAGGCGTTTGAATCCATTAATAATCGCCGTGTTAAAACTCCTTTAGAGGTCGTGTTTAACAAGAATTTTGCAAGCTCTGAAGAAAATACGGCAACGGCTGAATCTACAATTGTTATTCAAAAGCCACTGACATTTGATGGAAGTAATAAAACAATTAAGTTAGCAAACACTGCAGATCATCATCAAGAGTTATTGAAAATAGAAATGCTTGAAAGAATGGATGCATGTACTTTTAAAAATATAGGTTCCATTGAAGGAGACGTCAATCTTGTAAAAGGAATTTTTTCTGTGCCTGTTGGAGTTGTCAAAGGAACAGTTAAAAATAATGCAGAGCTTGTTTTAGTAGCAAGTGATGGTCAAATAATAGATCAAAGGATCACAGGTTCTGGTATTGTTAAAATCCAAGGGACAGGGACAGCTAAGTTGCAAACGCCCTATCCTATTGAAAAAGGGATCATATTTAGCGGAGAGGGAAATAAAATTTCTTCTTTGGTCGTTAATACCACAACCGCTCCTAAAGAATATATAGTGGCTCTTAAAGAAGGAGATTGGATTGCTTTTGATCAGGATTTCAATGGTACTTATGAAGGTGCTCTCTCTGGAGCAGGCGGTTTGGCAAAATTAGGTAAAGGAGTACTTACCTTAACGGGAAATAATAAAGATCGTAATTCTATTACTCGGATCTTTTCTGGAGAAATTTCTATTAATAGCCCTGAAAACTTGGGAGCTCATGGCTTTATTTCTTTTAAAGGAGGAGCCCTGCATGTTACAGACTCCTTAGGAATAGAGAATTCCCTTATTGGAGATGTGCGTCTGATTGTCGATGAAGGAAAAATAGTAGAAGTTTCAGGATCAGTTGGCAACGAGCAAATACCAATAAGCTCTCTTTCTATTGAGGGCAGAGGAACAGTTTGTTTAAAAGGGCCTAATTCTTACCAAGGAGACACCAACGTATCGGGAGCTACACTCCAACTGGAATCCGAGGCTAATTTAGGAGAAGGAAGACTTATCCTAAAACACGCAACGCTAAAAGCTGCACCAGATATTGCACACTTAGATTTAAAACGCGATATGGTTTTAGATGGGTCTGGCATAATACATGCAAGCGATAGAACGATAAATGTTTTAGGAAATATTTCTAGCAAGTCAAAGCAAGCTCGTCTGATTAAAGAGGGACCAGGAAAACTAGCTATTCATGGAAATTTGCATAACGCAAACTTATCTATTAAAGAAGGGATTGTGCATGTAAGTCCGGCTTTTGGAACAGAAGAAAAACCGGTTTTTCAAAGCATTAAAAATGTTCAAGAGATCTTTAGTAAAATAGATGTGTTTAAAGAAAATGCTTTGTCTTTAAAAGAGTCTCCTATGAAGATTTTAAATAATATTTCCATTCATGCTAATGCAGAGTTAACAGTTGACAGAAGCTTGATATACATAAATGATCTTTCTGGCGATGGACATGTTGTGCTACGTGCTAAGTCAGGTTATGCAGTTATTGAGTCAGGGGATTTTACAGGTTCTATATCTACCTCTTCCCACCACAAAGAAAACGACCCAACAATTGTTAAAACAGGTAAGGGAGAATTGAAATTAAGAGGTGATAACTCTAACTTATTTGCAAATCTAGTGATCAGAGAAGGAAAAGTACAGGCAAATGGTTCAATAGGAGCCGATGTATTTGTAACAGAAGCAGGTATTTTTAGCGGTAATAGCTCTGTTATTAACCTATTAAACCAAGGTAGAGTAGCTCCAGGTAATTCCATAGGGACACTTCGTATTGAGGAAGATTTTAAACAAGGACCATTAGGATGTTTAGATATTGAAGTAAACGCACAAGGGGAATCAGATGTTGTTAAAGTGGGAGATAAAGCTTCTTTAGCAGGGCGTTTACGTATTTTACCTGAGCCTGGAATTTACCAGAAAGGAACAGAGTATA
This window of the Candidatus Rhabdochlamydia sp. T3358 genome carries:
- a CDS encoding isochorismate synthase, whose amino-acid sequence is MKTFFVNNTPFSYDSYFIDFSYLSPISWLASQDIYPKVYWKDKHTQTTHMALGSLLCYSDIPHIEQTEDIDLRFFGGIHFPESAWEKDLPSTLFFLPRFEVVQTDDKITLIAHFINQNSDPLIFRDLKPETPIGQITPCVKVSHLPSWAEWEKNVEHVLSIKALEKIVLARQTQFTTTPAWPLLQALEKKAETATCFAFEFSKGSTFLGATPETLFHRKKNVVFSEAIAGTRPRGTNEDELACELRSSAKDNREFNFVKNFIEKALLPLSSQLNWQEDQILRTTSVQHLYNKVIATLTSDCTDQKILAALHPTPAVCGTPTQEALKLLKSLEPFQRGWYSGAIGWLGTKGADIAVGIRSALVTNSCLKIFAGAGIVQGSNPLKEWEELEAKTAAFCRILS
- the typA gene encoding translational GTPase TypA; the protein is MSYSKKIRDPKKIRNIAIIAHIDHGKTTLLDSLLKQSNIFRENEATTERMMDNYDQEKERGITIFAKHTSIEFDEFKINIIDTPGHADFSGEVERVLGMVNSVLLLIDAQEGPMPQTRFVLAQALKIGLKPIVVLNKIDRPHANPDRALDLTFDLFVELGANDQQLEFPICYASGLSGFATREPNDPRVNMRPLFEMIIENVSPPPGSLELPFLMQASTLSYDDFVGRQACGRILEGKITKGQTISKVDMNGHTSSHKVTRIEGYHGLKKVEVDEAGVGDIVCISGIAEITIGDTLCDPSHIVQLPPIILAEPTLSVELMVNNSPFVGKDGKHITMNKIRERLAQEKLANISLKIEDHFRDDAVRVCGRGELHLAVLIEAMRREGYEFTICKPQVILKEVEGAQHEPFESVHIEVPQEFSGSVIEELSRRKAEMRSLSTNEHDITSLEFLVPTRGLMGYRNDFLTMTKGLGILTSVFDSYAPWKGPIEGRPKGVLISNGPGKVTGYASFSIQNRGTLFVAPGDDVYEGMIVGENNRDNDLVVNIVRGKQLTNVRASGTDENIILAPPRKFTLEQAIDFIENDELIETTPHFIRLRKKHLSENERKRS
- a CDS encoding autotransporter outer membrane beta-barrel domain-containing protein, giving the protein MKKIKIIPNSIIKLLGISCCSWMAWTSINAHSEQIAIDANVVQAFESINNRRVKTPLEVVFNKNFASSEENTATAESTIVIQKPLTFDGSNKTIKLANTADHHQELLKIEMLERMDACTFKNIGSIEGDVNLVKGIFSVPVGVVKGTVKNNAELVLVASDGQIIDQRITGSGIVKIQGTGTAKLQTPYPIEKGIIFSGEGNKISSLVVNTTTAPKEYIVALKEGDWIAFDQDFNGTYEGALSGAGGLAKLGKGVLTLTGNNKDRNSITRIFSGEISINSPENLGAHGFISFKGGALHVTDSLGIENSLIGDVRLIVDEGKIVEVSGSVGNEQIPISSLSIEGRGTVCLKGPNSYQGDTNVSGATLQLESEANLGEGRLILKHATLKAAPDIAHLDLKRDMVLDGSGIIHASDRTINVLGNISSKSKQARLIKEGPGKLAIHGNLHNANLSIKEGIVHVSPAFGTEEKPVFQSIKNVQEIFSKIDVFKENALSLKESPMKILNNISIHANAELTVDRSLIYINDLSGDGHVVLRAKSGYAVIESGDFTGSISTSSHHKENDPTIVKTGKGELKLRGDNSNLFANLVIREGKVQANGSIGADVFVTEAGIFSGNSSVINLLNQGRVAPGNSIGTLRIEEDFKQGPLGCLDIEVNAQGESDVVKVGDKASLAGRLRILPEPGIYQKGTEYTILEAKKVEGTFDNVENTALDIVLFDVGYKPDEVVICVTKTMYQLPMDDNMSDLSRSLTNLMQQAQFKEGTDAFKVIKNIFSIDNSKDLEKVYSQMTPVQLGGMTYESYINASNVANSFTNALRRNDRCVDSISTIWVEPIGHYAHQKHGCGLENYKSYMGGVVLGGNHFANENIVIGAGIGYTDSLLKWGKNTASSHIASFYAGLNGGWVGDCFYANASLIASTNTFRNKRHLKFAKVDHVIKSKHHGVGLTSRVEAGYNLAVTQNIYLRPFVDLDIYHVFERPVNEKRSAPIHFHRAALTSHELRGKIAMEATGNFTCNSLCFSPGVLLGWIAQTPIGKADYKVSLNDTGKHLDVKGFQKHKINQQVAVGANVVASYKTTAVSLYYELDLGKNHSLIHQAAASIDLKF
- the ubiE gene encoding bifunctional demethylmenaquinone methyltransferase/2-methoxy-6-polyprenyl-1,4-benzoquinol methylase UbiE, whose protein sequence is MLREKNPPSRFEIWKMFDKISPTYDMVNRVMTFGLDCLWRKKMAAFLPEKKALTLLDCATGTADQLLAFMRYSKKITSATGIDLSQEMLQIANQKIKKKGFDSCISLQEASLLDLPFENSCFDCISISFGIRNVVDVNKALQECFRVLKPQGRLLILEGAVPNNRLLKAGHHFYLRYLLPFLGGVISGQPQAYRYLNDTISSFPCGEKFCAYLKDVGFTSVKATSFTGGAVCIYQGDRIT